One window of the Populus nigra chromosome 4, ddPopNigr1.1, whole genome shotgun sequence genome contains the following:
- the LOC133691291 gene encoding U-box domain-containing protein 4-like, whose amino-acid sequence MDMEKKNSANFTYMGRSISDLSVNDDSLAFSDCNSDKSGEFPASASQSRRLLLSCAADNSDDLIRQLVSDLESCSIDEQKQAAMEIRLLAKNKPENRLKIAKAGAIKPLISLISSSDSQLQEYGVTAILNLSLCDENKGLIASSGAIKPLVRALKTGTSTAKENAACALLRLSQMEENKVAIGRSGAIPLLVCLLETGGFRGKKDSATALYLLCSVKENKIRAVQAGIMKPLVELMADFGSNMVDKSAFVLSMLVTVPEAKTAVVEEAGIPVLVEIVEVGSQRQKEIAVSILLQICEDNMVYCSMVAREGAIPPLVALSQSGTNRAKQKAEALIELLRQLRSGNAAAKTSDVSV is encoded by the exons ATGGATATGGAGAAGAAGAATTCTGCTAATTTCACGTATATGGGGAGGAGCATTAGTGATTTGAGTGTTAACGACGATTCTTTAGCTTTCAGTGACTGTAACAGCGACAAATCCGGAGAGTTCCCTGCTTCGGCGTCTCAGAGTCGAAGATTATTACTATCCTGTGCAGCGGATAATTCCGATGATCTGATACGCCAACTGGTATCGGATCTTGAGTCCTGTTCGATTGACGAGCAAAAACAAGCTGCCATGGAGATCAGACTCCTCGCCAAGAACAAACCAGAGAATCGCCTCAAAATCGCTAAAGCTGGTGCAATTAAGCCTTTAATTTCGCTAATTTCATCGTCTGATTCTCAGCTTCAAGAGTACGGTGTCACTGCTATTTTGAATCTATCACTCTGTGATGAGAATAAAGGATTGATAGCTTCATCAGGCGCGATTAAGCCATTAGTTAGGGCTCTGAAAACAGGGACATCGACGGCGAAAGAGAACGCTGCGTGTGCTTTACTTCGTTTATCACAAATGGAAGAGAATAAAGTCGCAATCGGCCGGTCAGGAGCGATTCCTCTTCTGGTATGCCTGCTCGAAACCGGAGGATTTCGCGGGAAAAAAGATTCAGCAACTGCTTTATATTTGCTGTGCTCGGTTAAGGAGAATAAAATCAGGGCCGTCCAAGCTGGGATCATGAAGCCACTAGTGGAGCTAATGGCTGATTTCGGGTCAAACATGGTGGACAAGTCAGCGTTTGTTTTGAGCATGTTGGTTACGGTTCCTGAAGCGAAAACCGCAGTTGTTGAAGAAGCAGGGATTCCAGTTCTGGTAGAGATTGTTGAAGTTGGGTCGCAGAGGCAAAAGGAGATTGCGGTTTCGATACTGTTGCAGATTTGTGAAGATAACATGGTGTATTGCTCTATGGTTGCTCGAGAAGGAGCGATTCCTCCCTTGGTGGCTTTGTCACAATCCGGCACTAATCGCGCCAAGCAGAAG GCGGAGGCATTGATAGAGCTTCTACGGCAACTAAGATCCGGTAACGCCGCTGCTAAAACGTCAGATGTGTCAGTGTGA